The following proteins are co-located in the Syngnathus scovelli strain Florida chromosome 5, RoL_Ssco_1.2, whole genome shotgun sequence genome:
- the plppr2b gene encoding phospholipid phosphatase-related protein type 5 isoform X3, translated as MIDTRLASQRREMKLLGDSSYQKTSTYIVPCFLFVELVIMAGTVLLAYYFEYTDTFPVHVQGFFCFDKAYSKPYPGPEDYSKAPPVLVYSLVTAIPTVTILIGEVTSFFVKSEGAQEKTIVTADCCYFNPLLRRIVRFLGVYSFGLFTTTIFANAGQVVTGNQTPHFLSACKPNYTALGCQSSLQYITEQRACTGNPFLVASARKSFPSKDAALSFYSAIYTVMYVTLVFRTKGTRLTKPTLCLVLLSLAVLVGVVRVTEHRNHWSDVLAGFITGGAIAAFLVSCVINNFQPAQKAVPNPPPPAPQPLETPAGIPLLTLPRVESPLEKLQGYHILRSHDHQPIPHPTPVHHPLRRCLTSSV; from the exons CTGGTCATCATGGCGGGGACTGTGCTGCTGGCGTACTACTTTGAGTACACAGACACCTTCCCCGTGCACGTTCAGGGCTTCTTCTGCTTCGACAAAGCCTACTCCAAGCCGTACCCGGGACCGGAGGACTACAGCAAGGCGCCTCCTGTGCTCGTCTACTCCCTGGTTACGGCCATCCCGACTGTGACG ATTCTGATTGGAGAAGTGACCAGTTTCTTTGTCAAGTCAGAGGGAGCTCAGGAGAAGACCATTGTGACCGCAGACTGCTGCTATTTCAACCCGCTCCTCCGCAGAATCGTACGCTTTCTGG GCGTCTACTCCTTCGGCCTCTTCACGACCACCATCTTCGCCAACGCGGGTCAAGTGGTAACCGGGAACCAGACGCCTCATTTCCTGAGCGCCTGCAAGCCCAACTACACGGCGCTGGGCTGCCAGTCCTCGCTGCAGTACATCACAGAACAACGCGCCTGCACGGGGAACCCTTTCTTGGTGGCATCCGCCCGCAAATCATTCCCCTCCAAAGACGCGGCGCTCAGCTTTTACTCAGCCATCTACACGGTG ATGTATGTGACCCTGGTTTTCCGCACTAAGGGGACCCGTCTGACCAAGCCGACCTTGTGCCTGGTGCTGCTGTCGCTGGCCGTGCTGGTGGGCGTGGTGAGGGTGACGGAGCACAGAAACCACTGGAGCGACGTCCTGGCCGGGTTCATCACCGGAGGAGCCATCGCCGCCTTCTTG GTGTCTTGTGTGATCAACAATTTCCAGCCAGCCCAAAAGGCAGTGCCCAACCCTCCGCCTCCAGCGCCTCAACCTTTAGAAACACCGGCCGGGATACCTCTGCTCACTCTTCCCCGCGTGGAGAGTCCACTTGAAAA GCTCCAGGGCTACCATATTCTGAGATCACATGACCATCAGCCAATCCCGCACCCCACCCCCGTGCACCACCCCTTGCGGAGGTGCCTCACCAGCTCAGTCTAG